GGAGTAACGGCTGTCTGGCCCAGCCATCGGTGCGCCTGTTCGACAAATCCACGGGGCGAGTCGCCCCACAAGAACAGGTCTGCCCGTAGACCAGCAAATATCCCAACGCTTGCGGTGCGGTTCGGGAAGCCTCGCCGTCGTCGGGCTACGCCCGACTGCCTGAGGGATCTTCGATCCCTCTCCGTTCACGGCGAGGAGGAGGTCACCAGCACGCCTACCTCGAAGACGACGACTGGGAGATGACAGAATCCACGCTCTCGAAGCGTGACGGGGAGTACTATTTGCATCTCGGTTTCAGAAAGGACAAACCGCCGAAGCAGGTTGCGGTGCAAGATGACGACGAGGACAGGACAGTTCTCGGCGTTGATCTCGGCATCGTCAACATCGCCACCACCAGTACAGCGTACTTCGCCTCCGGTAGAGAACTCCGGCACCAGCATCGAGAGTTCGAGCGGATTCGCGGCGAACTTCAGCAGACGGGGACACAGTCGGCCCATCGAACTATGCAGCAGATGGGTGGCCGAGAGTCACGGTACGTCCGCGATCAACTGCATCAGGTTGCGAACCAGATTCTCGAAGAAGCACTCGACCATGACTGTGAGTACATCGCGTTCGAGAATCTGAAACATATCCGAGAGCGCGCGCCGCCCGTCAAAGAGTTCCACCAGTGGGCACACCGTCAACTCGTTGACCTCGTCGAGTATAAGGCCGAGGCCGAAGGCATCTGTGTGGAGTTTGTGTCACCTCGAAATACGTCGCGGCGGTGCCCTGAGTGCGGGCATACGAGTGAGGGGAACCGTGTACGGCAGGCCGAGTTCGAGTGTGAATCGTGCGGTGCGACGCAGAACGCGGATTACGTGGGTGCGAAGAATGTCGGATGGCGGTTTGTCCGCCGGGGCCTACAGTCGTCTCGGCGGACGGGTGACAGTCAACTCGCCCTGAAGTCAGGAACAGTGACGTCCTCAGGTTTCGTAGAAACCTGATGTGCGAACGAGACGCGACGCGTCTCGTCAACGCCGAATCGGGGATTTGTCCCGTCCGACTGAGTGTTGGCAGAGGCCGAGTTCACTGACAAGTCCCGCGCACCCGTGCGCGGGATAGTTGACACAGTCTTCGACTTTGTGTGTCCTTCCGTCGCCTGTCCCGTGCCAGAATGTGTCAGTACTACTTTATCTATTCGCTCTGCGTATATCTAAGTGAGATGACACTGACATCGAACGATGGAGCGGCTGTACAGCCGGAGCGAACGCCCGAACCACTCGGTCGGATCGTCGACTGGCTGGTGACGGCAGTGCTCGTCCTCGGCGGTCTTGCCGTCACGGCTATCGGGATCGCCGTCTACAGCGCCGCCGACCGCGCGTGGATCGCCGAACTCGTCGCAGACGGGACGATACAGTCGGCCGACCTGACCAACGCCGAACTGATAGACGTCACTTACGGGCTGGCCTGGTGGGGGGGACTCGGTCTGCTCGTCACTGGCGGCTTGCTGGTCGTCGCTGGTATCGCGTTCCTGGCGTACCGGCGTCGCTCGCGCGCACGCCGCGAAGCACAGGGAATCACCGGCCCGGACACCACGGCAAACGCCATCATCGGCGCTGTCGTGACTGGCGTCACGTCGTTCGTGCCGTTCTCGCCGGTCCTAGGCGGCGTGGTCTCGGGCTACCTCCAGGGTGGCGACCGCGCCGAGGGCGCACGCGTCGGGGCCTACGCCGGCATCGTCGCCGCCGCGCCACTGGCCGTGCTGTTCGGCTTCCTCGCGGTCGCGTTTGCGGTCGTCGCGACCGAACTGAGTCTCGCCGGCCCGATGGCCATCGGCGTCGCCGGCCTGTTCGTCGGCTTCCTCGTCGCCGTCGGCTATCTGGTCGCGCTCAGCGCTCTCGGTGGCTACCTCGGCATCGTCATCGGCGAACGTCGCGACGCCGACTCGACGGCCTGATCGGCGTTTCGATCGATCACGACACTCCCTATTCCCCCGTCTGAGGATTTCTCGACGGTGATCTGTGCTATGATTCCTCAGTACGCGTTTATATTCTAACACGTCGTAGTTTGCGTATGGCTTCAGCTATCGAACTCACAGGCCTGACCAAACACTTCGGCGAGGTGGTCGCACTGGAGGATGTCGATCTCACCGTCGAAGAAGGGGAAATCTTCGGCTTTCTCGGGCCCAACGGGGCGGGGAAATCGACGACGATCGACACCTTGCTGGACTTTATCCGTCCGACCAGTGGCTCTGCCCGGGTTCTCGGACTGGACGCGCAGCGAGACAGTCTAGAGATCCGGCGCCGAACTGGTGTCCTCCCGGACGCCTACCAGGTGTACGACCGGCTGACCGGCCGCCAGCACGTCCAGTTCGCCATCGACTCCAAAGGGACCGACGACGATCCGCTGGCCCTGTTGGAGCGGGTCGGTATCGCCGACGCCGCCGACCGGAGAGCGGGCGGCTACTCCAAGGGGATGCGCCAGCGACTCGTCCTCGCGATGGCGCTGGTCGGCGCCCCCGAGATCCTGATCCTCGACGAGCCTTCGACCGGCCTCGACCCCAACGGGGCTCGTGAGATGCGCCAACTCATCCGTGCGGAGAACGAACGCGGTGCGACCGTGTTCTTCTCGTCGCACATCCTCGAACAGGTCGAAGCGATCTGTGATCGCGTCGCGATCCTCAACAAGGG
The Halapricum salinum genome window above contains:
- a CDS encoding DUF5518 domain-containing protein codes for the protein MTLTSNDGAAVQPERTPEPLGRIVDWLVTAVLVLGGLAVTAIGIAVYSAADRAWIAELVADGTIQSADLTNAELIDVTYGLAWWGGLGLLVTGGLLVVAGIAFLAYRRRSRARREAQGITGPDTTANAIIGAVVTGVTSFVPFSPVLGGVVSGYLQGGDRAEGARVGAYAGIVAAAPLAVLFGFLAVAFAVVATELSLAGPMAIGVAGLFVGFLVAVGYLVALSALGGYLGIVIGERRDADSTA
- a CDS encoding ABC transporter ATP-binding protein: MASAIELTGLTKHFGEVVALEDVDLTVEEGEIFGFLGPNGAGKSTTIDTLLDFIRPTSGSARVLGLDAQRDSLEIRRRTGVLPDAYQVYDRLTGRQHVQFAIDSKGTDDDPLALLERVGIADAADRRAGGYSKGMRQRLVLAMALVGAPEILILDEPSTGLDPNGAREMRQLIRAENERGATVFFSSHILEQVEAICDRVAILNKGRIVTVDTIEGLRDTAGTATQLSIRVDAVPEGAIEAIEVLDGVQSVNASGTTVIVRIEDGSKTAILDVLESAGAEVLDFSTAETSLEELFAQFTTDSQRNRPSEADALASETEAEPAEVAR